One Ranitomeya imitator isolate aRanImi1 chromosome 1, aRanImi1.pri, whole genome shotgun sequence DNA window includes the following coding sequences:
- the LOC138657628 gene encoding mediator of RNA polymerase II transcription subunit 15-like, which yields MDLRPTQSNLTDRETGSDSELVIDPVGEGEEVAGPSAAPSGARPTASSSSGHPAPAAAEENQEAPQFSSAAAAPAPSQDDPGNSSSPTVALDQSPQAAVRPQRARRRRELRQSRRNVDAGVMNYLARVREDDGEEGFTRSLAQYLRSIERELRLRLRGCFQILIDACTPPNNPYNLMQMIEQWQMSPDNILRPQRLQGLHAQQGSEAPPLRQPTPPPQPTTNQQWQPQHHIAGYQHPSQYGHLSRPSAGGWSQPGFGQYGHFGLGYDSRTYGQQHQGYLPNPGPTHQSGQHQSRQNFPQATITSAQAAGQLGLQRPPDADTDQSTSPLPTYQDL from the exons atggacctcaggcc aactcagtctaacctcactgacagggagacagggtctgactcagaactggtcattgacccagttggagaaggtgaagaggtggctggtccatctgctgctccctccggcGCAAGACCTACAGCATCTTCCTCATCTGGccacccagctccagctgcagcTGAAGAAaaccaagaggccccacagttctcttctgcagcagcagcaccagcacctagccaggatgaccctgggaatagcagcagcccaactgttgccctggaccaatccccacaggctgcagtcagaccccagcgtgcacgacgcaggagagagcttcgccaaagcaggagaaatgtggatgctggggtcatgaactatttggcccgggttcgagaggatgatggggaggagggattcacacggagccttgcccagtatttacgctccatagagcgggagttgaggctgcgtttgagagggtgttttcagatccttattgacgcatgcacccccccaaataacccatacaatctgatgcagatgattgaacagtggcagatgtcacctgataatattctgcggcctcagagattacaaggcctgcatgcgcaacaaggatctgaagcaccccctctacgtcagccaacacctccaccccaacccacaactaaccaacaatggcaacctcagcaccatattgcaggatatcagcacccatcccaatatggccacttgtccagacccagtgctggaggctggtcccaaccggggtttggacaatatggtcattttgggttggggtatgattcccgcacatatgggcagcaacatcagggttatctcccaaatcctggccccactcatcaaagtggccagcatcagagcaggcagaatttCCCGCAGGCCACTATAACATCCgcacaggctgctggacaattgggcctacaaaggccacctgatgctgacacagaccaatccacttctccacttcctacgtaccaggacttgtaa